A genome region from Candidatus Cloacimonadota bacterium includes the following:
- a CDS encoding ferredoxin family protein, giving the protein KGCGLCIEACPKKIIRFSEEINAKGYHYAECFDQEACIACKLCYTTCPDVAITIEK; this is encoded by the coding sequence AAAGGTTGTGGTTTATGCATCGAAGCATGTCCGAAAAAGATAATCCGTTTCTCAGAGGAGATCAATGCTAAGGGTTATCATTATGCCGAATGCTTCGATCAGGAAGCTTGTATTGCCTGTAAACTATGCTACACTACTTGTCCTGATGTAGCAATCACAATCGAGAAGTAA